GATGGATACCTGAACGATGAGGACTTTGCTCCCTACCGTGTCTATATAGAGAAAGCAAGACGGTTCAAAGCCCATGTGCTGAGTGAGGGGGAGGAGCGTCTTCTCGCTCTGCAAAGCGAAGTTGCTTCCACACCACGTTCCACGTTCAGCGACCTAACCAATGTTGATTTTGACTTTGGAGAGATCGACGGAAAACCTCTCACCCAGAGCTCCTTGAGCTCGTTCCTCATGCAAGAGGATAGAGCAGTGAGGGAACGGGCCTACAAGCAGTTCTACGGGGTGTATGAGAAGAGCAAACATGCCATCGCACGGCTCTACGAGGGACAGGTAAAGCAGGACATCTTCCGGGCCAAGGCAAGAGGATATGAGAGTTGCAGGGAGATGGCACTGTTCCCGGATAATGTACCGGTATCTGTATATGACAACCTGATCAAGGCTGTCCACGATGCACTGCCTACCCTTCATCGCTACTACAGGATGAGGGCAAAGCTCCTTGGTTTGGAGAAACTTTCCCATTGGGATGTCTATGTTCCTCTGGTAAAGGGAGTAACCAGAGAAACCCCTTATGAGGAAGCGGTTTCCATGATCGGGGAAGCACTTGCACCGCTTGGCAGTGAGTATGTACAGACCATCACAGACGGGCTGACAAAAGACAGGTGGGTAGACCGCTATGAGAACAAAGGCAAACGAAGTGGTGCATTCAGCAGCGGTACATTTACCAGCAAGCCCTATATTCTCCTTAACTACAAGGAGGACGTGCTGCGTGATGTCTTTACGGTAGCCCACGAAGGGGGACACTCAATGCATAGCTATTACAGTGCAAAGAACAATCCCTATTTCCACTATGACTATACTATCTTCGAGGCAGAAGTTGCTTCTACCTTCAATGAGCAACTGCTGGCCAAGTATATGATCGACCATGCAACTGATGATCGGATGAAAGCTTATATCATCGGAAAACAGATTGATGATATCGTAGCCACACTCTTCAGACAGACGATGTTTGCCGAGTATGAGATGATCATCCACAGGGAAGCAGAGAAAGACGTACCGATCACCCTCGAGCTACTGAGAAGCGAGTACCGCAAGCTGCTGGAGCTGTATTTCGGGGACGCGGTCTCCTTTGCAGAAGAAAGCGATCTTGAGGGACTGAGGATTCCTCACTTCTACAGCCCGTTCTATGTCTACAAGTATGCAACAGGATTGAGTGCTTCCATAGCCCTCAGCAAGAAAGTGCTCAATGGGACAGAGCAAGAGAGGCAGTCGTACCTCGACTTCCTGCGTAGTGGAGGCAGCCTCTACCCCATTGAATCACTACGGAAAGCTGGTGTTGATATGCAGAAGGAAGAGCCTGTAAAGGATGCTCTTTCCACCTTCTCATCCCTTCTGGACCAGGCTGAAAGCCTGCTCTCGTAAATGTTGCACTCAATTTTCAAAAGAGGGCTTGACGAGCTCCCCGCCCTTGTTGTATTGTTGGCACGTTCACTTCAAGAGCGAACAATACTTCAAGAATGCGGTAGTGGTGGAATTTGGTAGACACGCTAGCTTGAGGTGCTAGTGGGAGAAATCTTGTGCTGGTTCAAGTCCAGTCTACCGCACTTAATAACCCTTTTCTGTTTAACGAAATAAACAGAAGAGGGTTTTTCTTTTTAGCCCTTTTTTCTGTATCACCCGTAATGCTGTACACATAAATGTACTCAAAAGGAGAAAAAGGCGTTATGAAGCAACAATTCACTCTCTCGAGGCGAAATGGAATTTGGTACTACTTCGCTTAACGGCAACACCACTGTACCGCAATCACTGTCACGATTTTCACTCCTGATGTATCCCAGGAAACATTTCATCACCAAAACATAAGAACACTAAACAGATCAAATGAAAACATCAGGCATATGGATTCCGCTTACGTTTATAAGATTACATGCTTGACAAATTTATCGTTATACGATAAATTTTTCCTGTAATTCAATACTTATTACATGGAGTACAATATGACTCACTATAAAAATCCATTCCTAAAACCTATTCTGGTGCTGCTTACTGCCAGCATTATCCTCGGCAGTATCGCTCTTGTTGTTCTGGCTGCCTATCTCATTATTGCACCCATAACCAGCTCTGTTTCCCAGGTTACCCTCCCGGTTCTGATGCAGAATGGACTTCAGTTTGCAGTTCCTGTCCATGCTGAGAGCGCAGGTATGTATAGCATCTATTCTCTAGTGGTGGTGATTACCCTCTTCTTATCACTTCTTTTTCTCTTCTTCCTAAGAAAAGCAGTAGTTTCCCTTTCTAAAAAGAATGGTTTTACCGAGTTGCTGCCGCAAGCTTTTCGTTCGATGGGGCTGCTGTTGTTGCTTGCAACCTACCTAAGGCAGTTCCATCTCTATCTTTTCCTGCAACTTGCGGGCCCTGATGCTCATCAATTACTGCACTTCAGCTTCACCCCCATTACCTCTGAGGTACTGTATGCCTTGGCACTCCTTGCCTTGGGAAAAGTATTCTCCTACGCTCTGTACCTGCAGAGTGAATATGAACAAACGGTATAGGTACACAATATGCCCATCATCATACGCCTCGATAGAGTGCTGGCCGATCGAAAGATGTCACTAACTGAGTTATCAGAGAAGGTTGGTATCACCATGGCAAACCTTTCAAACCTCAAGACAGGAAAAATCAGTGCTGTCAGGTTGGCAACCATGGAAGCCATCTGCAGACATCTGGCATGCCAACCAGGTGATCTGTTTGAGTATGTGGAGGATTAGCGGTCTCTCTAGGCTTCTTCCACCTCAATACCAAGCTTCCCGAGAATCTCCTTGGCTTGTTCATTCAGCTCACTCCTATACGGAGTATCATTCTCCCTGAATGTTACTTCCTGAACTTCCATAACCGTAAAAAGTGCTTGGCTCAGGCTGTAATCGCTATCTTTTAGCTTCCCCATCAGTTTTTGACGAATGATTTCAGAGATGAGCTGGAGAAACACCCTGCCAGGAAAATACTGGGGGGACTGGATGTGCAACAATCTACAGTCCTCTTGGTTCATGAGGTTATTGAATCGATGCTCGAAGTCATTACGCTGTTCATACTTGGCAAGAGCCTGCTCTGCTGAGAGCCCTGTGTTTGTGATCACTGCCCAGAAACCTGCCTGGGAGGCCTCAAAGGTTCTCAGCGGATCTCGACTCAGACTCACCCTGTTACTTCCATTGGGTCGTTTTCGCACCTTGAAATAGGTTTCATAGAGACGGGCATGCTCCTCAAGAGGCACCTCAAACTCCAACTCTCGTTTGCATCTACCCAACAAGGAGAGGAGATTGCTCCGCTGGTTCTCCCGCCACTGCTCATCATAATAGAGATGAATAGTAAGAGACTCCTCTTCCAGGAAGGGTGCAGGGAGACTCAGACTCCTCAGCTCCCTACCCTTGCAATCATAGAGGATTGTACCTTGTAGGATCTCATCACGATGTTTTTCAATGAATTGCTCCAACCATCGCTTTCGCGTTGGGATGCGGATAATGAACCGATAGCCTAACTCCACCAACTCCTGAATCCTGGGGACTGAGAAATATCTGCGATTAAGCATCAATACCGTATCGGTATCGACTTCCAGCGTATCCATCACATTGGCGATGGTCTTGCTGCTGAGCATGGTCCCATCCAGAATCTGAAACGAATAAGGAATGTGGTTATCACCATGGGCAAGCAAGATGATGGTATTTTGTTCCAATGCCTCAATATCACGGTTATAACCATACTGCAGGAATGGGTTATGATTCTGATAACTGGCTGTACTGCAAAGGTCAAAGAGGATTTCACTAGAACTCTCATCAAATTCCTCCAAACAACGTTGTCCCCAGATCCTGAGAAACTCAGCATCCAGTGAGCGGAGGATTCCCTGCATATCCGACAAGCTCTCTACATGTCTATAAATTCCCTGTTTCCAATGGGTAGCATAGGAGATGGGATTGTTTGAACTGATCAAGTACCAAGCAAGATGCAGGAGTTTCTCTGCCTTCTCCTGGCTCATGAGTGGATGCAGCCACTCTCTTAGGCTGAGTTCCTTTTCAATGACTTCCTGCAACTTTTCAAACGCATAGGGTCGGAAAGAGGGAATCGCCTTAACTGTCTCCGTTCCTTGACTCTCCAGTTCCTGTTGATAGGTAGGGTTATAGATCGGCTCTCCTGTTACTCCATCAAGTTTACCGATACATCGACGTTTATGCCGTGTCTGTTTTTTATCAGGGTCCCAGTAGTACTGGTCCTCGTATAAATAGGTGACATGATTCTTCTTATTGACAATTTCAATGACTTTGGGATGCGATAATTTCGAAACCATGTTATAATTTATAGCATTCTTTTTCTCTTTAATCAAGACTAAAGTACCCCTAGCAAACTATTTATAGCTGACCATGTTATAAACAGTATTAACTCACAAAGCATTAAGGGTAAAGTAATAGCATTTTTACAGTTGTATGAAACAGGTATTCATTGTTACAATTCTATATCATTTTTTTCAAAGGAGTTTATTTTGAAAAATACGAACAAATTGTATCGAAAGTTGCTTATTATTGGATTGATGTTACTGATTTCGCTTCCTGCCTTGGTCGCACAAGGTCAAACGGAAACTACAAATACCATCACTTTCGCTGGTTCCGGTGGATACCCTCCATTCAACTATATGACGGAAGACGGGGACATCATCGGCTTTGATGTCGATGTTGCTGCTGAAATCGCCAACCGCCTGGACATGGAACTGGAATACGTAGCCACTGCATGGGACGGCATTGTTGAAGGTCTCAGAGCAAAACGCTATGACGGAATCCTGGGCAGTATGGGAATCACAGAAGAACGTGAGGCAGTCATCGACTTCTCCATCCCTTACTATTACAGTGGTCCACAGTTGATAGCCATGAAGGATGGAGGTATCAATTCTGTTGAAGACCTTACCAGTGACAACACCCTTGGGCTTGTAACTGGCACCACCTTTGAGAATGACGCAAAGAATCTTGGTACCAAGGTTAAGCTCTATGAAGATGACAACCAGACCTTGATTGAACTGCTCAACGGTCGTGTTGACGGTGTCCTGACCGACAGGATTGTTGGACTGAATGCAATCAACCAGCTGAAGGATGGGGACAAGCTTACACTCGTGGGATCAGTACTCCGCAGTGAAGTAATGGGCATTGGATTCCATGAGGATGACGATGAGCTCCGTGAGCAGGTCAATGCTGCACTCAACGATATGTTTGCCGATGGCACCATGAAACAGATTAGTGAAAAGTGGTTCAACGGTGAAGACATTACCGTAGAGTAAGGGAGAATCCTAGAATGAGTATATTACCATGGGATCTAACGGTGATTCCCCAGCGTTTTTTCCAATTCGCTGATGCAGCACTCTATACGCTACAGATCACCTTTTTCGGGATTCTACTTGGTCTTATTATTGGATTGGTGGCCGCTCTCGGCCGCCTTTCCAAACGTCAATGGGTAAGTGCCATCAGTAGAGCTTACATCTTCCTCATCAGAGGAACACCTCTGCTGGTGCAGTTGTTCATCATTTACTACGGACTTACTAGCATTGTAACCATCGATCCTATTCCCTCTGCGATCATCGCACTTGGTGTCCATAATGGTGCGTACATTGCTGAGATTTTCCGTGGGTCCATCCAGTCCATCGATTACGGGCAGATGGAAGCTGCTCGAAGCCTGGGCATGACCCAGGGGAAGGCAATGCAACGTATTGTGCTCCCACAAGCCTTCAAGCGAGCTGTTCCCCCATTGGGCAACCAGTTGATCATCGCATTGAAGGACAGCAGCCTTGCATCTACTATTGCCGTTCCAGAGCTTATGCTCAAGGGAAGGCAGATGGGCTCTTCCTCCTTCATGTACATGGAGATGTTCCTTATTGTCGGCATCTGGTACCTGATCATGACAAGCCTGCTCTCATTCGTGATGCATCGCATCGAACAAAGATTGAAGGTGAGTGACCATGACTAAACAAACACACAAGACAGATGAAACAATCCTGAAAATAGAACATCTCAAGAAGTGGTTCGGTGACCTGGAAGTTCTCAAGGACATCAACCTCGAAGTTAAGCGGGGCGAAGTGGTGGTAATCATTGGCGCCTCGGGAAGTGGAAAAAGCACGCTGCTGCGCTGTGTAAACTTTCTGGAGAAAGCCCAGAAAGGGAAGATTTACGTAGATGGCAAGCGGGTGAAGCAACAGGAAAAACAACTGAACAAGGTCCGTCAGGGTCTTGGGATGGTTTTCCAGCACTTCAACCTCTTCCCCCACATGACGGTCATCGGCAATGTGATGGAAGGAATGGTACATGTCAAGAAAATGCCCAAGGAGAAAGCAAGGAAGAAAGGCCTCGAGATTCTCGAGCAGGTTGGACTGAGCGACAAAGCGGATGTCTACCCAGCCATGCTTAGTGGTGGACAGAAGCAACGTGTCGCCATTGCCCGTGCGCTTGCCATGGAACCAGAGATCATGCTTTTTGACGAACCTACCAGCGCACTCGATCCAGAGCTGGTTGGTGAGGTGCTGTCGGTCATGACTGACCTTGCAAACAAGGGGATGACGATGTTGGTGGTAACCCATGAGATGTGGTTCGCCAAGGAGGTCGCAGACCGTGTCATCTTCATGGATGAAGGAGTCATCCTTGAGGAAGCTCCCCCTGAGGAGATGTTCAGCGCCCCGAAGGAAGAGCGCACCCTAGCCTTCCTGAAGCAGGTACTTCCCCCACAGGATGATGAATAGACCCGTACATTTATAACCTTATATTCAGACCCCTTGGCCTATGCGGCAGGGGGTTTTTTTCATTCCTTGCTTAGGCAACTACCAACGTAATTGCACTATAGACGAGTAACAACGCCAGCAACCCATTAATCAATCTCCTGGTCTTCTGTGAGGTAAGAAGATGCGAGAACGCAGCACCAAAGGAAGCCCATAGTGAAATTGCAGAAAAACTCATCGCTGTAAGGAAAAGAGCACTCACCATCAAGGCTGATACACTCCGGTCAATGGTTCCTAGAAAAGTTGTATAGATTGTAAGGGCAAGAACCAGAACCTTTGGGTTGAAGAGCTGTAATAATAGCCCATCCTTGTAGCCTAGCAGTTTTGCTCTGTTCTGGGAGAGTGCATAGTCGGCATACAGAACACGATAGGCAAGATAGAGGATATACGCTGCCCCTACATAAGAGAACACCTTCATTACCTCGGGTAGGACACGTGCCAACAGGGAAGCAAAGATGCCGCCAAGGAGCATGATGGTGAAAAATCCGGTTGCTATTCCCAAGAAATACGGGATGCTACGCCTATACCCCACCTGAACTCCCATCATCGCGCTGCTGATCGTGTTTGGCCCCGGGGTATATGTGGTCACAAAGGTAAAAATGAATACCGAGACATAGTCAATCTCCATGAATCACTCCAGCGTCAATTATAGCAGTATTGGACAGGTTTAGAGAAAAAAAGATCCCCGGGAAGATCCCGGGGAGAAAATCATGAAATGTTCGATTAATATTTCTTTGGTCCTGCAGCAAGTGCTGCCTCAACCAAAGCATAGAAATCGTTGACATGTATGGATGCACCGGCGATATCATCAGTGTGGCCGTCCTCGTCCTTATAGGTGATCTCTTTTGGATCCTGGGTGGAGAGCAGGTATGCCTCAACAGCAGCAGCCTGTTCATGCCACTCCTTGCCGATTGCACTCCGTGCCAACATGCCATATTCACCATCAGCAGCAACCTGCTTCTTGTCACGGCCGTCCTTGTCCACTGCACTCCAGTACACATCCTCAATGTTGCCGTTGTTTACCAACATGGAGACATAACCTTTCCAACCAGAGGAACTGAAAGCCTCTTCGCTGGCATAATAGGAACCATCCTTGAAGGGACCAATCTCAGTCGGGCCTGCCGCAAGTGCTTCCTTGGCAAGGTTGTAGAGAGCATCAACATGGATGGATACACCTGCGATGTCATCAGTGTGCCCATCGTCATCCTTGTAGGTGATACCATCAAGGTCCTGGGTCTCAATCAAGTATGCCTCAGCCTTGTCAGCCTGCTCATACCACTCTGCCTGTGCACCGCCGAACTGGACCATTTTGTAGTTACCTGCCTTGTCGTACGGCTTCTTGTCATCGCCTGCTCTATTGACTGCACTCCAGTTGACAGCAGCAATGCGGCCATTGAGTACGGTCAAGGAGACATATTCTTTCCAACCAGAGGAAGGATAGGAATCTGCAATGGCGAAGTATGCACCATCCTCATAGGGTCCACGGCCAACAGGACCAGCAGCAAGCGCTTCGCTTGCAAGGTCAAAGAAGGCATCAACATGGACGGATACTCCGGCGATTGCATCGGTGTGACCTTCATCATCCTTGTAGGTGATGGCGGAAGGGTCCTGGGTTTCAAGCAAGTATGCCTCAGCCTTCTCAGCCTGTTCATACCACTCAGCCTGGGCGCTACCGAACTTGACCATGTTGTACTTGCCAGCCTGGTCATAGCTCTTCTTATCAGCGCCAGCGTTGATGTTAACTGCATTCCAGTCAGCATCAGTGATCTTCCCACCTTCGACAGTAAGGGTTACTGTCTCCTTCCAACCGGAAGAAGCAAAGGTGTCACCTGCGGCGAAATACACGCCATCAGCGTACGTTTCGGTTGATGCAGTTGCTGCAGGTGCCGGTGTGGAAACAGTCGGCTCAGCTTTCGGTGCAGCAACAGCTGCCTGGGTCTCTTCACTCTCTGACTTGGCGCAGCCAACAAAGACTAGCATGATAGCCAAGACGGTCAGAACCAGCAATAGATGTTTCTTCATCGTAAGATACTCCTCAAATACTTGAAATCGTTCAAACATTATTTATATATAATCATATACTGATTCTTGACACTCATGCAATATCGTCATAAAATTATCAATATAAATTTTCAGTAACGAGATAGT
This sequence is a window from uncultured Sphaerochaeta sp.. Protein-coding genes within it:
- the pepF gene encoding oligoendopeptidase F; translated protein: MSIQTRAEQLEKNTWDLTSLFADAADWEAATEAMKQRIAEAPGLKGSLEKGKDSFLATMRWYEETGILLERIYNWAFLGYASDASDNTNVKRYSLSASLLSQLSAAMAFFDPELLGIADEIIDGYLNDEDFAPYRVYIEKARRFKAHVLSEGEERLLALQSEVASTPRSTFSDLTNVDFDFGEIDGKPLTQSSLSSFLMQEDRAVRERAYKQFYGVYEKSKHAIARLYEGQVKQDIFRAKARGYESCREMALFPDNVPVSVYDNLIKAVHDALPTLHRYYRMRAKLLGLEKLSHWDVYVPLVKGVTRETPYEEAVSMIGEALAPLGSEYVQTITDGLTKDRWVDRYENKGKRSGAFSSGTFTSKPYILLNYKEDVLRDVFTVAHEGGHSMHSYYSAKNNPYFHYDYTIFEAEVASTFNEQLLAKYMIDHATDDRMKAYIIGKQIDDIVATLFRQTMFAEYEMIIHREAEKDVPITLELLRSEYRKLLELYFGDAVSFAEESDLEGLRIPHFYSPFYVYKYATGLSASIALSKKVLNGTEQERQSYLDFLRSGGSLYPIESLRKAGVDMQKEEPVKDALSTFSSLLDQAESLLS
- a CDS encoding DUF2975 domain-containing protein is translated as MTHYKNPFLKPILVLLTASIILGSIALVVLAAYLIIAPITSSVSQVTLPVLMQNGLQFAVPVHAESAGMYSIYSLVVVITLFLSLLFLFFLRKAVVSLSKKNGFTELLPQAFRSMGLLLLLATYLRQFHLYLFLQLAGPDAHQLLHFSFTPITSEVLYALALLALGKVFSYALYLQSEYEQTV
- a CDS encoding helix-turn-helix transcriptional regulator — translated: MPIIIRLDRVLADRKMSLTELSEKVGITMANLSNLKTGKISAVRLATMEAICRHLACQPGDLFEYVED
- a CDS encoding ABC transporter substrate-binding protein, which codes for MKNTNKLYRKLLIIGLMLLISLPALVAQGQTETTNTITFAGSGGYPPFNYMTEDGDIIGFDVDVAAEIANRLDMELEYVATAWDGIVEGLRAKRYDGILGSMGITEEREAVIDFSIPYYYSGPQLIAMKDGGINSVEDLTSDNTLGLVTGTTFENDAKNLGTKVKLYEDDNQTLIELLNGRVDGVLTDRIVGLNAINQLKDGDKLTLVGSVLRSEVMGIGFHEDDDELREQVNAALNDMFADGTMKQISEKWFNGEDITVE
- a CDS encoding amino acid ABC transporter permease, whose product is MSILPWDLTVIPQRFFQFADAALYTLQITFFGILLGLIIGLVAALGRLSKRQWVSAISRAYIFLIRGTPLLVQLFIIYYGLTSIVTIDPIPSAIIALGVHNGAYIAEIFRGSIQSIDYGQMEAARSLGMTQGKAMQRIVLPQAFKRAVPPLGNQLIIALKDSSLASTIAVPELMLKGRQMGSSSFMYMEMFLIVGIWYLIMTSLLSFVMHRIEQRLKVSDHD
- a CDS encoding amino acid ABC transporter ATP-binding protein — protein: MTKQTHKTDETILKIEHLKKWFGDLEVLKDINLEVKRGEVVVIIGASGSGKSTLLRCVNFLEKAQKGKIYVDGKRVKQQEKQLNKVRQGLGMVFQHFNLFPHMTVIGNVMEGMVHVKKMPKEKARKKGLEILEQVGLSDKADVYPAMLSGGQKQRVAIARALAMEPEIMLFDEPTSALDPELVGEVLSVMTDLANKGMTMLVVTHEMWFAKEVADRVIFMDEGVILEEAPPEEMFSAPKEERTLAFLKQVLPPQDDE
- a CDS encoding LysE family translocator; translation: MEIDYVSVFIFTFVTTYTPGPNTISSAMMGVQVGYRRSIPYFLGIATGFFTIMLLGGIFASLLARVLPEVMKVFSYVGAAYILYLAYRVLYADYALSQNRAKLLGYKDGLLLQLFNPKVLVLALTIYTTFLGTIDRSVSALMVSALFLTAMSFSAISLWASFGAAFSHLLTSQKTRRLINGLLALLLVYSAITLVVA